In Oncorhynchus kisutch isolate 150728-3 linkage group LG5, Okis_V2, whole genome shotgun sequence, a genomic segment contains:
- the LOC109890691 gene encoding homeobox protein PKNOX1 isoform X2, with translation MMEAQSASLDEYPEVDQVLVQMRADAEGDPEQSLTEGSEGGAGSPSAMQPQMPMDTDKQAIYRHPLFPLLALLFEKCEQSTQSSDCVSSASFNVDIENFVRSQKKEGKGFFCDDPDVDNLMVKAIQVLRIHLLELEKVSDLCKDFCSRYIACLRTKMNSETLLSGGETDSPCSPVQIQTSSPLTGTLSPQGIVMSASALQQGNVTLTTVNSAGQVLAGGTVYQPITVVTPQGQVVGQAISPQTIRINNTQLQLQLNQDLSSFFTQEDSSSKSNKRGVLPKSATNIMRTWLFQHIGHPYPTEDEKKQLAIQTNLTLLQVNNWFINARRRILQPMMDSSASDTPKSRKRTPQSRPTQRFWPMANNIASAGVGQEVAMDDDVTMVTMGMSVDELQTLTSDGATLAMQQVMMGGHSEEEEGESEEEEEEEEEEEGGDMAGLE, from the exons ATGATGGAAGCCCAGTCGGCATCTCTAGATGAGTACCCGGAGGTAGATCAG GTCTTGGTGCAGATGCGTGCGGATGCGGAGGGGGATCCGGAGCAGAGTCTGACCGAGGGAAGCGAGGGGGGAGCAGGCAGCCCCTCTGCCATGCAGCCCCAGATGCCCATGGACACAGACAAGCAGGCCATCTACAG GCACCCCCTGTTCCCTCTGCTGGCCCTGCTCTTTGAGAAGTGTGAGCAGTCGACTCAGAGCTCGGACTGCGTCAGCTCTGCCAGCTTCAACGTGGACATTGAGAACTTTGTCCGCAGCCAGAAGAAAGAGGGCAAGGGCTTCTTCTGTGACGACCCAGACGTGGACAACCTG ATGGTGAAGGCCATCCAGGTGCTGCGTATACACCTCCTGGAGCTGGAGAAAGTGAGCGACTTGTGTAAGGACTTCTGTAGCCGCTACATCGCCTGCCTGCGCACCAAGATGAACAGTGAGACCCTGCTGAGTGGAGGAGAAACTGACAGCCCCTGTTCCCCTGTCCAGATACAG ACCTCCAGCCCACTCACAGGAACCCTCAGCCCTCAAGGCATTGTGATGTCAGCCTCGGCCCTGCAGCAGGGCAACGTTACCCTGACAACAGTCAATTCTGCTGGCCAAGTGTTAGCAG GTGGTACAGTGTACCAGCCCATCACAGTAGTCACTCCTCAGGGACAGGTGGTGGGACAAGCTATCTCACCCCAGACAATACGCATCAACAACACACAG ctccAGTTGCAGCTCAATCAGGACCTAAGCAGTTTCTTCACCCAGGAGGATAGCTCATCCAAGAGCAACAAGAGGGGGGTCCTTCCCAAATCAGCCACCAACATCATGCGCACCTGGCTCTTCCAACACATAGGG catCCCTATCCCACAGAGGACGAGAAGAAACAGCTCGCCATACAGACCAACCTGACCCTGCTGCAGGTCAACAACTG gttcATTAATGCTAGGAGGCGTATCCTCCAGCCCATGATGGACAGCAGTGCTTCAGACACGCCCAAGAGCAGGAAGAGGACTCCCCAGAGCCGGCCCACCCAGCGTTTCTGGCCCATGGCCAACAACATTGCCTCGGCCGGTGTAGGGCAAGAGGTGGCCATGGACGATGACG TGACCATGGTGACGATGGGCATGAGTGTAGACGAGCTGCAGACACTGACCTCAGACGGTGCAACACTGGCCATGCAGCAGGTGATGATGGGAGGACacagcgaggaggaggagggcgagagcgaggaggaggaagaagaggaggaggaggaggaggggggtgacaTGGCCGGATTGGAGTGA
- the LOC109890691 gene encoding homeobox protein PKNOX1 isoform X1 produces the protein MMEAQSASLDEYPEVDQVLVQMRADAEGDPEQSLTEGSEGGAGSPSAMQPQMPMDTDKQAIYRHPLFPLLALLFEKCEQSTQSSDCVSSASFNVDIENFVRSQKKEGKGFFCDDPDVDNLMVKAIQVLRIHLLELEKVSDLCKDFCSRYIACLRTKMNSETLLSGGETDSPCSPVQIQTSSPLTGTLSPQGIVMSASALQQGNVTLTTVNSAGQVLAGMSPWHTTSTGGTVYQPITVVTPQGQVVGQAISPQTIRINNTQLQLQLNQDLSSFFTQEDSSSKSNKRGVLPKSATNIMRTWLFQHIGHPYPTEDEKKQLAIQTNLTLLQVNNWFINARRRILQPMMDSSASDTPKSRKRTPQSRPTQRFWPMANNIASAGVGQEVAMDDDVTMVTMGMSVDELQTLTSDGATLAMQQVMMGGHSEEEEGESEEEEEEEEEEEGGDMAGLE, from the exons ATGATGGAAGCCCAGTCGGCATCTCTAGATGAGTACCCGGAGGTAGATCAG GTCTTGGTGCAGATGCGTGCGGATGCGGAGGGGGATCCGGAGCAGAGTCTGACCGAGGGAAGCGAGGGGGGAGCAGGCAGCCCCTCTGCCATGCAGCCCCAGATGCCCATGGACACAGACAAGCAGGCCATCTACAG GCACCCCCTGTTCCCTCTGCTGGCCCTGCTCTTTGAGAAGTGTGAGCAGTCGACTCAGAGCTCGGACTGCGTCAGCTCTGCCAGCTTCAACGTGGACATTGAGAACTTTGTCCGCAGCCAGAAGAAAGAGGGCAAGGGCTTCTTCTGTGACGACCCAGACGTGGACAACCTG ATGGTGAAGGCCATCCAGGTGCTGCGTATACACCTCCTGGAGCTGGAGAAAGTGAGCGACTTGTGTAAGGACTTCTGTAGCCGCTACATCGCCTGCCTGCGCACCAAGATGAACAGTGAGACCCTGCTGAGTGGAGGAGAAACTGACAGCCCCTGTTCCCCTGTCCAGATACAG ACCTCCAGCCCACTCACAGGAACCCTCAGCCCTCAAGGCATTGTGATGTCAGCCTCGGCCCTGCAGCAGGGCAACGTTACCCTGACAACAGTCAATTCTGCTGGCCAAGTGTTAGCAGGTATGTCTCCGTGGCATACCACCTCTACAG GTGGTACAGTGTACCAGCCCATCACAGTAGTCACTCCTCAGGGACAGGTGGTGGGACAAGCTATCTCACCCCAGACAATACGCATCAACAACACACAG ctccAGTTGCAGCTCAATCAGGACCTAAGCAGTTTCTTCACCCAGGAGGATAGCTCATCCAAGAGCAACAAGAGGGGGGTCCTTCCCAAATCAGCCACCAACATCATGCGCACCTGGCTCTTCCAACACATAGGG catCCCTATCCCACAGAGGACGAGAAGAAACAGCTCGCCATACAGACCAACCTGACCCTGCTGCAGGTCAACAACTG gttcATTAATGCTAGGAGGCGTATCCTCCAGCCCATGATGGACAGCAGTGCTTCAGACACGCCCAAGAGCAGGAAGAGGACTCCCCAGAGCCGGCCCACCCAGCGTTTCTGGCCCATGGCCAACAACATTGCCTCGGCCGGTGTAGGGCAAGAGGTGGCCATGGACGATGACG TGACCATGGTGACGATGGGCATGAGTGTAGACGAGCTGCAGACACTGACCTCAGACGGTGCAACACTGGCCATGCAGCAGGTGATGATGGGAGGACacagcgaggaggaggagggcgagagcgaggaggaggaagaagaggaggaggaggaggaggggggtgacaTGGCCGGATTGGAGTGA
- the LOC109890446 gene encoding transmembrane protease serine 3-like, producing the protein MAMPDSDKTAADGLAEEREVSGAEGTDPFRIEVESVSHEDLPTVEIPTTFNVSPLSGQTSGSFSQDLQDPHVPTAPFQEPPAPTPKSQGQLTPTSYLPSMRFIKVRPFMHDDGLVETKTLCSQLLAHWLLLVIVACGLLALSLALGIGLGVGVSCTGKFHCSTSTLCFARSAQCDGVSDCADGEDELQCVRLSGRSSVLQINSRGVWGTVCSTNWDHTLGYSACKQLGYSSYISSRSLPLSSVESAFQANLVSVNLSHPDRQQTVKIHNTTFLSKTQCSSESVIVLKCLDCGSRPMFRSRIVGGNVSKPGQFPWQASLHYQNRHLCGGSIITPRWIVTAAHCVYGFATKTMLWAVQVGLTDQPINGVLSRSLEKIVYHARYQPKGLNYDIALLKLTEPLTFNGLVEPICLPNYGERFEEGKMCWISGWGATVDGGETSVSMHSAQVPVLSSRDCSGPGVYQGAISPWMVCAGYLEGGKDSCQGDSGGPLACEESSVWKLAGATSWGYGCAGRNNPAMYTLISHALTWIHQQMEKEEALSP; encoded by the exons ATGGCCATGCCTGATAGTGACAAGACTGCTGCTGATGGTTTAGCCGAAGAGAGGGAG GTGTCTGGGGCAGAGGGAACGGACCCGTTCCGTATTGAGGTTGAGTCTGTGAGTCACGAGGACCTGCCAACCGTGGAGATCCCCACCACCTTCAATGTCAGCCCCCTCAGTGGCCAGACCAGCGGCTCCTTCTCTCAGGATCTCCAGGACCCCCATGTACCCACCGCTCCGTTCCAGGAGCCCCCTGCCCCCACCCCAAAGAGCCAGGGCCAGCTCACCCCAACCAGCTACCTCCCTTCCATGCGCTTCATCAAGGTCCGGCCCTTCATGCACG ATGACGGCTTGGTGGAGACTAAGACCCTATGCAGCCAGCTCCTGGCACACTGGCTGCTGCTGGTGATTGTTGCGTGTGGTCTACTGGCCCTGAGTCTAGCCCTAGGCATTGGGCTTGGAG TGGGAGTCAGCTGCACGGGGAAGTTCCACTGTAGCACATCCACTTTGTGTTTTGCCAGATCTGCGCAGTGTGATGGAGTCAGCGACTGCGCAGATGGGGAGGACGAACTGCAATGTG TGCGTCTGAGTGGGAGGAGCTCTGTGCTGCAGATCAACAGTAGGGGTGTATGGGGGACTGTGTGCTCCACCAACTGGGATCACACACTGGGTTATTCTGCCTGCAAACAGCTGGGATACTCCAG CTACATCAGTTCCagatccctgcctctctcctctgtcgAGTCGGCCTTCCAGGCTAACCTGGTATCAGTCAACCTGAGTCATCCAGATCGCCAGCAGACTGTCAAGATCCATAACACCACCTTCCTCAG TAAGACCCAGTGCAGCTCTGAGAGTGTGATCGTACTCAAGTGCCTAG ATTGTGGCTCCAGGCCCATGTTCAGGTCTCGTATTGTGGGAGGGAACGTCTCCAAACCAGGCCAGTTTCCCTGGCAGGCCAGCCTGCACTATCAGAACCGACACCTCTGTGGGGGCTCCATCATCACACCACGCTGGATAGTGACAGCAGCACACTGTGTCTACGG GTTTGCAACAAAAACCATGCTGTGGGCGGTGCAAGTGGGATTGACAGATCAGCCCATCAATGGGGTGCTGTCTCGCTCTTTGGAGAAGATTGTCTACCATGCCCGCTACCAACCAAAGGGCTTAAACTATGACATCGCTCTATTGAAGCTAACAGAGCCTCTTACCTTTAATG GTCTGGTTGAGCCTATCTGCCTGCCGAACTATGGGGAGAGATTTGAGGAGGGGAAGATGTGCTGGATCTCTGGGTGGGGTGCCACAGTGGATGGAG gGGAGACCAGTGTGTCCATGCACTCTGCCCAGGTCCCTGTGCTCTCCAGCAGGGACTGCAGTGGACCGGGAGTGTACCAGGGTGCCATCTCCCCTTGGATGGTCTGTGCAGGCTACCTAGAGGGGGGCAAAGACTCTTGCCAG GGGGATAGCGGAGGCCCTCTGGCCTGTGAGGAGTCATCAGTGTGGAAGCTGGCGGGGGCCACTAGCTGGGGCTATGGCTGTGCTGGGAGGAACAATCCTGCCATGTACACTCTCATCTCACACGCTCTGACCTGGATCCACCAGCAGATGGAG AAAGAAGAGGCACTGAGTCCTTGA